One genomic window of Myxococcus virescens includes the following:
- a CDS encoding pyridoxal-phosphate dependent enzyme has product MPLHIQTPYIRSQAASRRLGKDVLFKLEAMQPSGSFKLRGVGAVCDARRAAGIRRFVSSSGGNAGIAVAYSGRELGVPVLVVVPESTSARARDLIRLEGAELIVHGASWAEANMFAQSVLSPHDAFVHPFDEPALWQGHSTMIDEMAAAGPKPDAVVLAVGGGGLLCGVLEGLARNGWGDVPVVAAETQGADCYARSIAQGRPVELPAITSVATSLGAKRPCDAAVEWATRHVVENIVVSDAAAVAASLRFLDEHRILVEPACGAALAALDAASSVLAAASRIAVIVCGGVTATVEHLQALSRRER; this is encoded by the coding sequence ATGCCACTTCATATCCAGACGCCTTACATCCGTTCGCAAGCTGCATCCCGTCGGCTCGGCAAAGACGTCTTGTTCAAGCTCGAGGCGATGCAGCCGTCCGGCTCGTTCAAGCTGCGCGGCGTCGGTGCGGTATGTGACGCGCGGCGCGCGGCAGGCATCCGCCGCTTCGTGTCGTCGTCGGGTGGCAATGCGGGCATTGCGGTCGCCTATTCGGGTCGCGAACTCGGCGTGCCGGTGCTCGTCGTTGTTCCGGAGAGCACGTCCGCGCGCGCACGCGACCTGATCCGTCTCGAAGGCGCGGAGTTGATCGTCCACGGCGCGTCTTGGGCAGAGGCGAACATGTTTGCGCAATCCGTGCTCAGCCCTCATGACGCGTTCGTGCATCCATTCGACGAGCCAGCGCTGTGGCAGGGCCATTCAACGATGATCGACGAGATGGCGGCAGCCGGACCGAAGCCCGACGCCGTCGTGCTGGCAGTTGGCGGCGGTGGGTTGCTGTGCGGCGTTCTCGAAGGACTGGCTCGCAATGGCTGGGGCGATGTGCCGGTTGTCGCGGCCGAGACCCAAGGCGCAGACTGCTATGCGCGCTCGATTGCGCAGGGGCGGCCAGTCGAATTGCCTGCGATTACGAGTGTCGCCACGTCGCTCGGCGCGAAGCGGCCTTGCGATGCGGCGGTGGAGTGGGCGACACGCCATGTGGTCGAGAACATCGTTGTGTCCGATGCAGCAGCAGTGGCCGCCTCACTGCGGTTTCTCGACGAACACCGGATTCTGGTGGAGCCCGCGTGCGGGGCCGCGCTGGCCGCGCTCGACGCGGCATCGTCGGTGCTTGCCGCCGCGTCACGCATCGCGGTGATCGTCTGCGGTGGCGTCACGGCGACGGTTGAGCATCTGCAGGCATTGAGCCGCCGGGAGCGATGA
- a CDS encoding GntR family transcriptional regulator, whose product MMGATRESNPLYAKVELTLASEIAAGVLPPRSQLPTEDRLIERFGVSRTTVRKAIENLVARGLVEIRRGVGTFVAQPKIIQELTELTGFVEDMQALGRTPTARLLDSQIVPADADVARQLAVSPGSLVMRIQRVRLADGLAMSFDETYLPRELGEKIVTHDLETEPIFALLEERYRLPLIEAEYRLEAITATPTVAQALAVEPGNPIFLIERTSYTEGSRPIDYERLHYRGDLIRFITRLSRRPRVRS is encoded by the coding sequence ATGATGGGTGCCACGCGTGAATCCAACCCCCTCTATGCGAAAGTCGAATTGACGCTTGCTTCTGAAATCGCAGCCGGGGTCCTCCCTCCTCGCAGCCAACTTCCCACGGAAGACCGCTTGATTGAGCGGTTCGGCGTTAGCCGAACGACAGTCCGAAAAGCGATCGAGAACCTCGTGGCCCGGGGCTTGGTGGAGATCCGGCGCGGCGTAGGCACCTTCGTCGCGCAGCCCAAGATCATCCAAGAACTGACCGAGCTGACTGGCTTCGTCGAGGACATGCAGGCACTCGGCCGCACCCCGACCGCTCGGCTCCTGGATAGTCAGATCGTCCCAGCCGATGCTGACGTTGCCCGGCAGCTCGCCGTGTCGCCCGGCAGCCTCGTCATGCGTATCCAACGCGTGCGGCTCGCCGACGGCTTGGCCATGTCCTTCGATGAAACCTACCTGCCGCGCGAGCTAGGGGAGAAGATCGTCACCCACGATCTAGAAACCGAGCCAATCTTCGCACTGCTCGAAGAACGATACCGCCTGCCATTGATTGAGGCCGAATACCGGCTAGAAGCCATCACAGCCACGCCGACCGTTGCACAAGCGCTCGCCGTGGAGCCCGGCAACCCGATCTTCCTGATCGAGCGCACGTCCTATACCGAAGGGTCTCGCCCAATCGACTACGAAAGGCTCCACTATCGCGGCGACCTCATCAGGTTCATCACTCGCTTGTCCCGGCGCCCACGCGTGCGGTCATGA
- a CDS encoding LysR family transcriptional regulator, which yields MRQVELRHLRYFVAVAEAGSMMAGARAVGIVQPALSRQIRELEEAVGTPLLSRRSTGIALTAAGASFLQDATRLLSELQGSRERALRSAAGQLGELRLGVLPNYFPLPMVSNALKAFRSACPDVMLSISPMLSAEQATAISRGDLDGGIMAWRQSEASHLSGMRLLRDRFVLAMPSTPGQRFRAPRQLAELAGAPFVWFDPLRSAAHHRFLLEQCRRAGFTPRIAQVGSDIPTLIGLVAAGMGYAFVPESISPTCPRTVRLVPIDELDGRFDVEFVYDGQANSPVVQQFLAALRTTANT from the coding sequence ATGCGACAGGTCGAACTGCGCCATCTGCGCTACTTTGTGGCGGTCGCTGAGGCCGGCAGCATGATGGCCGGCGCCCGCGCAGTCGGGATTGTTCAACCCGCGCTTTCCCGGCAGATCCGCGAGCTCGAGGAAGCGGTCGGCACCCCGCTGCTCAGCCGCCGCTCGACGGGCATCGCACTCACAGCAGCCGGCGCGAGCTTCCTGCAGGACGCGACACGCCTACTCTCCGAATTGCAGGGTAGCCGCGAACGTGCGCTGCGCAGCGCGGCCGGTCAGCTCGGCGAGCTGCGTCTCGGCGTGCTACCGAATTACTTCCCGTTGCCGATGGTGTCGAACGCCCTCAAGGCCTTCCGGAGCGCCTGCCCGGACGTCATGCTGTCGATCTCGCCAATGTTATCAGCCGAGCAGGCAACCGCGATATCACGCGGCGATCTCGATGGCGGCATCATGGCGTGGCGACAGAGCGAGGCATCGCATCTGTCAGGCATGCGGCTGCTACGCGACCGATTCGTGCTCGCGATGCCATCCACGCCGGGCCAGCGCTTCCGCGCGCCTCGTCAACTGGCTGAACTCGCCGGCGCGCCGTTCGTCTGGTTCGACCCACTCCGGTCCGCAGCGCATCACCGGTTCCTACTCGAGCAGTGCCGGCGGGCCGGCTTCACGCCGCGCATCGCGCAGGTCGGCAGCGACATCCCGACGCTCATCGGACTCGTCGCAGCCGGAATGGGCTACGCATTCGTGCCAGAGAGCATTTCACCAACGTGCCCGCGCACGGTGCGGCTGGTCCCGATTGACGAGCTCGACGGCCGCTTCGACGTCGAATTCGTGTACGACGGCCAAGCGAACTCGCCGGTCGTGCAGCAATTCCTCGCGGCGCTGCGCACGACCGCCAACACATGA
- a CDS encoding glycoside hydrolase family 15 protein yields the protein MSSPLEHYGLIGDLTTIALVSRSGSIDWMCLPRIDSDACFAKLLGTNEHGYWSLRPAAEVRAVQQRYRPETLVLETEVTCDGGRARIIDFMPPGETEHDIIRIVEGLEGEVPMHSDLKVRFAYGKLTPWIQCSSHRATLTSGPDALAFSSPVPLVPDWDEARLEADFVVRAGERLPCSLTFYASHMAAPEHPVDAERDLVRTEQYWREWASRCRYEGSFRDAVVRSLITLKALTYAPTGGIVAAPTTSLPEELGGVRNWDYRYCWLRDASLTLEALMRGGYLDEARAWRDWLLRAVAGAPAEAQIMYGVAGEHRLPEIELPWLPGYEESRPVRIGNGAYGQFQLDVYGETLNAMYEARVYGVPEAGSLPWDTLKVLVDFVEKSWQRPDEGIWEIRSKRLLHFTHSKLMAWVAVDRGVRFVEQFGANAPEKLKKRLPRWRALREEIRADILARAYNSRVGAFTQSYGSDALDASVLLIPHLGFLPADDPRMLGTVAAIEKGLTKAGFVERYLTETGVDGLAGHEATFLICSFWLVDNYTMVGRLDEAGALFQRLVSIRNDLGLLAEEYHPGLHRQLGNFPQAFSHVGLINSAVLLEAKRAGRDVSFTAMAAASMH from the coding sequence ATGTCATCCCCCCTCGAGCACTACGGCCTTATCGGCGACCTGACGACCATTGCACTGGTATCACGGAGCGGCTCCATCGACTGGATGTGCCTGCCGCGCATCGACTCCGATGCCTGCTTCGCCAAGTTGCTCGGCACAAACGAACATGGCTACTGGAGCCTCCGGCCCGCGGCGGAGGTCCGGGCCGTCCAGCAGCGCTACCGGCCGGAGACGTTGGTGTTGGAGACGGAGGTGACCTGTGACGGCGGCCGGGCGCGCATCATCGACTTCATGCCTCCGGGGGAGACTGAGCACGACATCATCCGCATCGTCGAGGGGCTCGAAGGTGAGGTCCCGATGCATTCCGACCTCAAGGTGCGCTTTGCCTATGGCAAGTTGACCCCCTGGATTCAGTGCAGCAGTCACCGCGCCACCCTGACCTCGGGGCCGGACGCGCTCGCATTCAGCAGCCCGGTTCCGCTCGTACCGGACTGGGATGAGGCTCGCCTGGAAGCGGACTTTGTCGTCCGCGCAGGGGAGCGGCTCCCCTGCTCGCTGACGTTCTATGCGTCGCACATGGCTGCGCCGGAGCACCCTGTCGATGCGGAGCGGGACCTGGTGCGGACTGAGCAGTACTGGCGTGAATGGGCGAGCCGGTGCCGATACGAGGGCTCTTTTCGCGACGCCGTGGTGCGCTCGCTCATCACCTTGAAGGCGCTCACCTATGCGCCGACCGGAGGCATCGTCGCGGCACCGACCACGTCGCTCCCCGAAGAACTCGGCGGAGTCCGAAACTGGGACTACCGCTACTGCTGGCTTCGAGACGCATCCCTCACGCTCGAGGCGCTGATGCGAGGAGGCTACCTCGATGAGGCGCGGGCCTGGCGCGACTGGCTGCTGCGTGCCGTCGCTGGCGCTCCGGCTGAGGCGCAGATCATGTACGGCGTCGCCGGCGAGCACCGTCTCCCCGAGATCGAGCTGCCATGGCTTCCCGGTTACGAGGAGTCTCGGCCGGTGCGCATCGGGAATGGCGCGTACGGCCAGTTCCAACTGGACGTCTACGGTGAAACGCTGAACGCGATGTATGAGGCGCGCGTGTACGGGGTGCCGGAGGCAGGATCGCTCCCCTGGGACACGCTGAAGGTGCTCGTCGACTTCGTGGAGAAGAGCTGGCAGCGTCCGGACGAGGGCATCTGGGAGATCCGCAGCAAGCGCCTGCTCCATTTCACGCACTCGAAGCTCATGGCGTGGGTCGCGGTGGATCGAGGCGTCCGCTTCGTCGAGCAGTTCGGTGCCAACGCGCCGGAGAAGCTGAAGAAGCGCCTGCCCCGCTGGCGCGCGCTGCGCGAGGAGATCCGCGCCGACATCCTGGCGCGTGCCTACAACTCGCGCGTGGGAGCCTTCACGCAGTCCTATGGCTCGGACGCCCTCGACGCGAGCGTGCTCCTGATTCCGCACTTGGGCTTCCTGCCTGCGGATGACCCGCGCATGTTGGGCACTGTCGCCGCCATCGAGAAGGGCCTCACCAAGGCTGGGTTTGTGGAGCGCTACTTGACCGAGACGGGCGTGGACGGACTTGCGGGCCATGAGGCCACGTTCCTCATCTGCAGCTTCTGGCTCGTCGACAACTACACCATGGTTGGCCGCCTCGACGAGGCGGGGGCGCTGTTCCAGCGCCTCGTCTCCATCCGGAACGACCTCGGGCTGCTGGCCGAGGAGTACCACCCCGGGCTGCACCGCCAGCTTGGCAACTTCCCACAGGCGTTCTCCCATGTCGGGCTCATCAACAGCGCTGTGTTGCTGGAGGCCAAGCGGGCAGGGCGGGACGTGTCGTTCACCGCCATGGCCGCCGCGAGCATGCACTAG
- a CDS encoding DUF1634 domain-containing protein: MKSTTNRIDRNEQSIAGLLWNGTWLASALVAAGMALGATHDFWSVLAPSLSGHDVMKIGVALFIILPIARVALMLVMSLRERDYIYTAISVFVLAVIAAGVMVEL, translated from the coding sequence ATGAAGTCTACGACCAATCGCATTGATCGAAACGAGCAGAGCATCGCCGGACTGCTTTGGAACGGCACTTGGCTTGCTTCAGCGCTCGTTGCCGCCGGGATGGCCTTGGGCGCGACACATGACTTCTGGAGTGTCCTCGCCCCCAGCCTCAGCGGCCATGACGTGATGAAAATCGGTGTGGCCTTGTTCATCATTTTGCCCATCGCGCGTGTGGCGCTGATGCTGGTCATGTCCCTGCGCGAGCGCGACTACATCTACACCGCGATTTCGGTGTTCGTCCTGGCTGTCATCGCGGCCGGGGTCATGGTCGAACTGTGA
- a CDS encoding class I SAM-dependent DNA methyltransferase — MHEYDLIADWYAAQRAGRMGVPEVTALAASLPAGAWVLDVGCGTGLPLTRVLLEHGCHVMGVDSSRELLARFQVNFPHVPVSCAPIQSCELQERAFDAAIAWGVLFHLRHEAQEQAIANIARALKPGAAFLFTSGDAHGSIDGEPMNGVSFRYHSYSVDGYRDLLRAHGLTLESTHTDPGENVYYLSRKAGP; from the coding sequence GTGCACGAGTACGATTTGATCGCGGACTGGTATGCCGCCCAACGCGCAGGCCGCATGGGCGTCCCGGAAGTGACTGCGCTCGCGGCCTCACTTCCAGCCGGTGCCTGGGTGCTGGACGTCGGCTGCGGCACTGGACTGCCGCTGACGCGGGTGCTGCTGGAGCACGGCTGCCACGTGATGGGCGTGGATAGTTCCCGCGAGCTGCTGGCGCGATTTCAAGTGAACTTCCCCCACGTGCCAGTGAGCTGTGCGCCCATCCAGTCGTGTGAGCTTCAGGAGCGGGCGTTCGACGCCGCGATCGCGTGGGGTGTCCTGTTCCACCTGCGCCACGAAGCGCAGGAACAGGCGATCGCCAATATCGCGAGGGCATTGAAACCTGGCGCCGCGTTCCTCTTCACCTCGGGCGACGCCCACGGCTCCATCGACGGCGAGCCGATGAATGGCGTGTCGTTCCGCTATCACTCGTACAGCGTCGACGGGTATCGCGACCTGCTGCGCGCGCACGGACTCACGCTGGAGTCGACGCACACGGACCCAGGCGAGAACGTCTACTACCTGTCGCGCAAGGCGGGTCCGTAA
- a CDS encoding RNA polymerase sigma factor, translated as MSVRTVSELDALMARLAEGDRVAFTRVFELLWGPIQKLCLSLLRNEADAADAGQEAMHKILERASDFDKTRPAMPWALAIAGWECRTLARRRDRRRESPADAMPSCAGPHAEEEFLQRDLTAAAMAALGALSELDREVLIATFWDEAASVSGATLRKRRERALDRLRKTFRRLYGLD; from the coding sequence ATGAGCGTGCGCACGGTCTCTGAACTCGATGCGCTGATGGCACGGCTCGCCGAGGGCGACCGGGTCGCGTTCACGCGTGTCTTCGAACTGCTCTGGGGCCCCATCCAGAAGCTATGCCTGAGCCTTCTCAGGAACGAAGCAGACGCCGCTGACGCCGGCCAGGAAGCGATGCACAAGATTCTCGAACGCGCCTCCGACTTCGACAAGACCCGTCCGGCGATGCCCTGGGCTCTCGCCATCGCGGGCTGGGAGTGCCGGACCCTGGCGCGCCGCCGAGATCGTCGGCGCGAATCCCCCGCGGACGCCATGCCCTCGTGCGCCGGACCTCACGCAGAGGAGGAGTTCCTCCAGCGGGACCTGACCGCCGCCGCGATGGCCGCCCTGGGAGCGCTCTCGGAGTTGGACCGCGAGGTACTCATCGCCACGTTCTGGGACGAGGCCGCGTCGGTCTCTGGCGCCACGCTGCGAAAGCGCCGGGAGCGCGCACTGGACCGGCTCCGAAAGACTTTCAGGAGGCTCTATGGGCTCGACTGA
- a CDS encoding glucose 1-dehydrogenase, protein MHAVAVFPGTREVRLVDSPEPRPVTGSQVLLKVLEVGICGTDREIGAFEYGTPPPDSDHLILGHEALAKVVATGPDVTLVREGDLVVPTVRRPCPHARCHPCRAERQDFCVTGDFRERGIKAAHGFLQEWVVEEEGHLVVVPRQLSDVAVLVEPLSVAAKAAEQVQAIQRRLPWERARVRALALGAGPVGLLGAMSMVVNHFDTFVYSLEPAASERANLIRSFGATYVSGQDVPLGELGKKVGTFDIIYEAVGVSKVAFAAIDALGPNGLFIFTGIPAHGGPNPVDTDTLMRNIVLRNQLLLGTVNASRSAYELALRELEQAMFLFPQSVRALMTHRVPIQETPALLKGAGGIKQVVQLAS, encoded by the coding sequence ATGCATGCGGTGGCAGTGTTTCCAGGGACGCGCGAGGTTCGCCTCGTCGACTCGCCGGAGCCTCGGCCCGTGACGGGCTCTCAGGTGCTCCTGAAGGTCCTCGAAGTGGGCATCTGCGGCACGGACCGGGAGATCGGTGCCTTTGAATACGGGACGCCTCCTCCGGACTCCGACCACCTCATTCTCGGGCACGAGGCGCTCGCGAAAGTGGTGGCGACGGGCCCGGACGTCACCCTGGTCCGCGAGGGAGACCTCGTGGTCCCCACCGTTCGCCGGCCCTGTCCTCATGCGCGCTGTCATCCCTGTCGCGCGGAGCGTCAGGACTTCTGTGTCACAGGGGATTTCCGGGAGCGGGGCATCAAGGCGGCGCACGGCTTCCTCCAGGAGTGGGTGGTGGAAGAGGAGGGGCACCTGGTCGTGGTGCCCCGCCAGCTCTCCGACGTGGCGGTGCTGGTCGAGCCGCTCTCCGTGGCCGCCAAGGCCGCGGAGCAAGTACAGGCCATTCAGCGGAGGCTGCCCTGGGAGCGCGCACGCGTGCGAGCGCTGGCTCTCGGCGCCGGGCCGGTGGGGCTCCTGGGCGCCATGAGCATGGTGGTGAACCACTTTGACACCTTCGTCTACTCCCTGGAGCCCGCGGCCAGCGAGCGCGCGAACCTCATCCGCTCCTTCGGTGCCACCTACGTCTCCGGACAGGACGTGCCCCTCGGGGAGCTCGGAAAGAAGGTCGGGACGTTCGACATCATCTACGAGGCTGTGGGCGTGTCGAAGGTCGCGTTCGCGGCCATCGATGCGCTGGGGCCCAATGGGCTCTTCATCTTCACAGGCATCCCCGCGCACGGCGGCCCGAACCCCGTGGATACCGACACCCTGATGCGCAACATCGTGCTGAGGAACCAACTGCTCCTCGGGACCGTGAACGCGAGCCGGAGCGCTTACGAGCTGGCGCTCCGCGAGCTGGAGCAAGCGATGTTCTTGTTCCCGCAGAGCGTGCGCGCCCTCATGACCCATCGGGTTCCCATCCAGGAGACGCCCGCGCTCCTCAAGGGGGCAGGTGGCATCAAGCAGGTGGTTCAGTTGGCTTCATGA
- a CDS encoding aldo/keto reductase: MEYASILGISAPTSRVGLGTWAMGGSQWGGTDDDESVRTIHAALDLGITLIDTAPAYGFGHSEEVVGRALAERGGRELVVVATKVGLERRGDGVIRNSSRQQVIQELEVSLRRLRTDYVDLYQVHWPDFSTPYEETAQALLDLQRAGKVRAIGVSNYSIEAMERFRRVAPLASAQPPLNLFEREALEDIIPWCRTNGVATLTYGALCRGLLAGTMNENTRFEGDDLRKTDPKFLPPRYAQYLQAVQRLAQFARERYDKGVLPFAVRWVLDQPGVTAALWGARHPGELEPLRDVMGWRLDDEALTYTDSVVNESVPEPVGPEFMAPPERRPEESGERPGASV; encoded by the coding sequence ATGGAGTACGCATCGATTCTCGGCATTTCGGCCCCTACCAGCCGCGTGGGCCTGGGCACCTGGGCCATGGGCGGGTCGCAGTGGGGTGGCACCGACGACGACGAGTCGGTGCGGACCATCCACGCAGCGCTCGACCTGGGCATCACGCTCATCGACACCGCGCCGGCCTACGGCTTCGGGCACTCAGAGGAAGTCGTGGGCAGGGCGCTCGCCGAACGAGGCGGGCGCGAACTGGTCGTCGTGGCCACCAAGGTGGGCCTGGAGCGGCGCGGGGACGGAGTCATCCGCAACTCGTCGCGACAACAGGTCATCCAGGAGCTCGAGGTCTCGCTGAGGCGCCTGCGCACCGACTACGTCGACCTCTACCAGGTCCATTGGCCGGACTTCTCCACGCCCTATGAGGAGACTGCCCAGGCGCTGCTCGACCTCCAGCGCGCCGGAAAGGTCCGCGCGATCGGCGTCTCCAACTACTCCATCGAGGCGATGGAGCGGTTCCGGCGTGTGGCGCCGCTCGCCTCGGCGCAGCCCCCGCTCAACCTCTTCGAGCGGGAAGCCCTGGAGGACATCATCCCCTGGTGCCGCACGAATGGCGTGGCCACCCTCACCTACGGCGCACTCTGCCGGGGACTGCTGGCCGGGACGATGAACGAGAACACCCGGTTTGAAGGAGACGACCTGCGAAAGACCGACCCCAAGTTCCTGCCGCCGCGCTACGCACAGTACCTGCAGGCCGTCCAGCGGCTCGCGCAGTTCGCGCGCGAGCGCTACGACAAGGGCGTGCTCCCGTTCGCGGTCCGCTGGGTGCTGGACCAGCCCGGCGTCACAGCGGCGCTGTGGGGAGCCCGCCACCCCGGCGAGCTGGAGCCACTGCGGGACGTGATGGGCTGGAGACTCGACGACGAGGCCCTGACGTACACGGACTCGGTGGTGAACGAGTCCGTGCCCGAGCCCGTAGGCCCCGAGTTCATGGCGCCCCCGGAGCGGCGTCCGGAAGAGTCGGGCGAGCGGCCAGGGGCATCCGTCTGA
- a CDS encoding sulfite exporter TauE/SafE family protein has protein sequence MNPTMVFWLFASAFGASALGGVLGMASGIFIVPILTLFFRIDIHVAIGASIISVIACSCGSAAPLLKRRLTNIRLAIVLETATTLGALTGVFLIGIVSNSFLYGLFAFILALSAKQMLARRREVQGVDASGPNVKSLATVLRLHSSFPDHASGRDVPYQVGHVPVSLALMYGAGVISALLGIGSGVLKIPAMDTALRLPIKVSSATSNFMIGVTAAASAGAYFVRGDIDIGIAGPVALGSVVGALVGARLLMRLPAEKIRISFVVILTLLAVQMLLSALGVQVLGGSA, from the coding sequence ATGAACCCCACGATGGTCTTCTGGCTGTTCGCGTCCGCCTTTGGCGCGAGTGCCCTCGGCGGTGTGCTTGGCATGGCCAGCGGCATCTTCATCGTGCCAATCCTCACGCTGTTCTTCCGCATCGACATTCACGTGGCGATTGGCGCGAGCATCATCTCGGTGATTGCCTGTTCGTGCGGCAGCGCTGCGCCGCTCCTGAAGAGGCGCCTGACCAACATTCGGCTTGCGATCGTCCTTGAGACAGCCACCACACTCGGCGCGCTGACAGGCGTTTTCCTGATCGGCATCGTCTCGAATTCGTTTCTGTACGGCCTGTTTGCTTTTATCTTGGCGCTCTCCGCAAAGCAGATGCTAGCGCGGCGGCGCGAAGTGCAAGGGGTCGATGCCAGCGGGCCAAACGTGAAGAGTCTGGCCACGGTGCTACGCCTGCATTCGAGCTTTCCCGACCATGCATCAGGCCGCGACGTGCCTTATCAGGTGGGTCACGTGCCGGTCAGCCTGGCTCTGATGTACGGGGCTGGCGTGATCTCGGCGCTGCTCGGCATTGGCTCCGGCGTGCTCAAAATCCCTGCCATGGATACCGCCTTGCGGCTGCCCATCAAGGTCTCGTCTGCCACCTCGAACTTCATGATCGGCGTGACGGCCGCCGCGAGCGCTGGCGCCTACTTCGTGCGAGGCGATATCGACATCGGCATTGCGGGGCCTGTCGCACTTGGATCAGTCGTCGGGGCGCTCGTCGGGGCGCGTTTGCTGATGAGGCTGCCCGCTGAGAAAATTCGCATCTCCTTCGTGGTGATCCTCACCCTGCTTGCGGTTCAAATGCTCCTGAGCGCCCTGGGTGTTCAGGTCCTCGGAGGGTCGGCATGA